In Candidatus Hydrogenedentota bacterium, one DNA window encodes the following:
- a CDS encoding PAS domain-containing protein, which translates to MLDWRNANQLAGALAREESADHARRLTQALDDVLHERANDLALLAMLWRAPITEQRDDLFLREAATLMAREPLYLIVNFVDNTGVIRLSAPIEQSAAVVGLNVREQPDRDAWHAHVLSSGDPFCSEPITLQNGLPGLLIWNPVYESATAEEKPAGLLAGVIGLDALLERVLHLPNATDYGVSVFCGDKAVISPPAGGSGAGRLAADLGGTAALSILGRDWRVQTIPDASAVFSRLFHQNTSRFLLDLLVSALVFVLLTTTTIAVVRLRRNRRTLRGSEERLQLAMEAARDAIWEWHIPSGAYACDLCFRPTGLPPESIAPTFEFWQSLIHPGDIDHVRDTIKEHLERRTPYYECEYRIAAEGAEPTWVLDRGKVVTRDSSGAPIRMMGTRRDITAQKEVENALRSSRERYTMAIGAGKVGVWDCHLDSETFYADELKQLLGYRPEDLDDNIATWLHLVPPEDREKILHLIRAHLAGHTQRYECEHRMIRKDGSPAWLFCAGSIIERKGGHPARLAGTSTDITDLKNTEAALRTSEELYRLLAENSTDLITRHMPDGTYLYVSPAIRRLAGFQPEDLLGHTAFEYVHPDDAGILLQASLRALGGEQTTSATFRRRKKDGTYYWAETTGTVIRDPDTGKVSDIICVTRDVTERVKAEHALRQSEERLDLAVRGAGLGPWEWRIDTRSMVYGEGWTQLLGYSLEELGNDSESFAGLVHPDDRVRLTEAYDDYATGRAAFFEAEHRLRAKDGTWKWVFVRGRALQRDGQGLPVRMSGVIQDISKRIDAEVAFRRESVRAQHYLDIAGVMIVALDTAGAVTMINKKGCALLEYTEEELLGRNWFDTCMPESHRSASHRAATGMLNGEAAVHEYSENPVLTKSGQERLVAWHSTVLHDEQGAIAGLLFSGEDITERRRAEQAAKEREQQLIQADKMASLGVLVSGVAHEVNNPNAFVMNNMDLIEMVWTGAVPVLDRYLRQNGEFRLAGMDYSRIRERMPLLLTGIRDGARRIKLIVEELRGFARQEPDGIIESVNLNHVVDSAVTLLANMLKKSTDHFTFEPAAGLPPVQGSFRRLEQVVVNLLQNACQALTSRKEPVRTATSHDPATHSVTLIVQDGGAGISEDVLPRITDPFFTTKRDTGGTGLGLSISATIVHQHGGSLRFMSEPGAGTTVTVELPVLQLVRGETS; encoded by the coding sequence GTGCTGGACTGGCGAAACGCGAACCAGCTTGCCGGGGCCTTGGCGCGCGAAGAAAGCGCCGACCATGCGCGCAGACTGACGCAGGCCCTCGACGACGTGCTGCACGAACGCGCCAATGACCTCGCCCTGCTCGCCATGCTCTGGCGCGCACCGATTACGGAGCAGCGAGACGACCTTTTCCTCCGCGAGGCGGCTACGCTCATGGCTCGAGAACCGCTGTACCTCATCGTCAATTTTGTAGACAACACCGGTGTCATTCGCCTGAGCGCACCCATCGAGCAGAGCGCTGCCGTCGTGGGCCTCAATGTCCGGGAACAGCCCGACCGCGACGCGTGGCATGCTCACGTGCTCAGCTCCGGCGACCCCTTCTGTTCGGAGCCGATTACCTTGCAGAACGGCCTGCCGGGATTGCTGATTTGGAACCCTGTCTATGAAAGCGCCACGGCCGAAGAAAAGCCGGCAGGTTTGCTCGCCGGGGTAATCGGCCTGGACGCGCTGCTCGAGCGGGTCTTACATTTGCCAAACGCGACGGACTATGGGGTTTCGGTCTTCTGCGGGGACAAAGCCGTCATCAGCCCGCCAGCCGGGGGCAGTGGCGCCGGGCGGCTGGCTGCGGACTTGGGAGGGACTGCGGCGCTCAGCATATTGGGGCGCGACTGGCGCGTCCAGACGATTCCCGATGCGTCCGCGGTTTTCAGCCGCCTCTTTCATCAGAATACCTCCCGGTTCCTCCTCGACCTGCTTGTATCGGCGCTGGTCTTCGTCCTTCTCACGACCACCACCATCGCCGTGGTCCGATTGCGCCGCAATCGCCGTACCCTGCGCGGGAGCGAAGAGCGGCTGCAATTGGCCATGGAAGCCGCCCGCGATGCCATCTGGGAATGGCACATCCCCTCCGGCGCCTACGCGTGCGACCTGTGTTTCCGGCCGACCGGTTTGCCGCCCGAGAGCATTGCGCCGACGTTCGAATTCTGGCAGAGCCTGATCCATCCCGGCGATATCGACCACGTCAGGGACACGATCAAGGAGCATCTGGAACGGCGAACACCCTACTATGAATGTGAATACCGAATTGCGGCGGAAGGCGCGGAACCCACGTGGGTGCTGGATCGGGGCAAGGTCGTCACGCGCGATAGCAGCGGCGCGCCGATTCGCATGATGGGAACGCGCCGGGACATCACCGCGCAGAAGGAGGTCGAAAACGCCCTGCGCTCCAGCCGCGAGAGGTACACCATGGCCATCGGGGCAGGCAAAGTCGGAGTATGGGACTGCCACCTCGACTCCGAGACCTTTTACGCTGACGAACTGAAGCAACTCCTTGGTTACCGCCCGGAAGACCTGGACGACAACATTGCCACGTGGCTCCACCTTGTTCCCCCGGAAGACCGCGAGAAGATCCTGCACTTGATTCGCGCCCATCTCGCCGGGCATACCCAGCGTTATGAATGCGAGCACCGCATGATTCGCAAGGACGGCTCCCCTGCGTGGTTGTTTTGCGCCGGTTCCATCATCGAGCGCAAGGGCGGCCATCCCGCACGGCTGGCGGGAACCAGCACGGATATCACGGACCTCAAGAATACGGAAGCCGCCCTCCGCACGAGTGAAGAATTGTACCGTCTGCTGGCGGAAAACAGCACCGACCTGATCACCCGTCATATGCCCGACGGCACCTACCTCTATGTTTCGCCAGCCATCCGCCGGCTTGCCGGCTTCCAGCCCGAAGACCTCCTCGGCCACACCGCCTTCGAATACGTGCATCCCGACGATGCCGGCATTCTGCTGCAGGCAAGCCTCCGCGCGCTGGGCGGAGAACAGACCACCTCCGCCACGTTCCGCCGCCGCAAAAAAGACGGGACCTATTATTGGGCCGAGACTACGGGCACCGTCATACGCGACCCGGATACCGGAAAGGTCAGCGACATCATCTGTGTAACGCGCGACGTAACGGAACGCGTGAAAGCCGAACATGCTCTGCGCCAAAGCGAGGAACGCCTGGACCTCGCCGTGCGCGGCGCGGGTCTCGGCCCCTGGGAGTGGCGCATCGACACAAGGAGCATGGTCTATGGTGAAGGATGGACTCAATTGTTGGGGTATTCCCTGGAAGAACTGGGGAACGATTCAGAATCTTTTGCAGGTTTGGTGCACCCGGATGACCGGGTCAGATTAACGGAAGCCTATGATGATTACGCCACGGGCCGCGCTGCCTTCTTCGAGGCTGAGCACCGCCTCCGCGCGAAGGATGGAACATGGAAATGGGTGTTCGTGCGCGGCCGCGCCCTCCAGCGCGATGGTCAGGGGCTTCCCGTGCGCATGAGCGGTGTTATCCAGGACATTTCGAAGCGCATTGATGCTGAGGTGGCCTTCCGGCGCGAAAGCGTGCGCGCGCAACACTATCTCGACATTGCCGGCGTCATGATTGTCGCACTCGATACCGCGGGGGCCGTCACCATGATCAACAAGAAGGGCTGCGCGCTGCTGGAATACACAGAGGAAGAATTGCTGGGCCGGAACTGGTTTGACACCTGTATGCCCGAGTCCCATCGCAGCGCCTCGCACCGGGCGGCGACCGGCATGCTGAACGGCGAAGCCGCCGTGCACGAATACTCGGAGAACCCCGTCCTCACGAAGTCCGGGCAGGAACGTCTCGTTGCATGGCACAGCACGGTCTTGCACGACGAACAAGGGGCCATAGCCGGCCTCCTGTTTTCCGGAGAAGACATCACCGAACGCCGCCGCGCGGAACAAGCCGCCAAGGAACGGGAACAACAGCTTATTCAGGCCGACAAAATGGCCTCGCTGGGCGTCCTTGTCTCCGGTGTCGCACACGAGGTCAATAATCCCAATGCGTTCGTCATGAACAACATGGACCTGATCGAGATGGTCTGGACCGGCGCGGTGCCCGTTCTCGACCGCTACCTGCGACAGAACGGGGAATTCCGGCTTGCAGGAATGGACTACTCTCGAATTCGCGAGCGGATGCCGCTCCTCTTGACCGGCATCCGAGACGGCGCCCGGCGCATTAAACTTATCGTGGAGGAATTGCGCGGGTTTGCGCGGCAAGAACCCGACGGAATCATTGAATCCGTGAATCTCAACCACGTAGTCGATTCCGCGGTTACGCTTCTGGCAAACATGCTCAAGAAATCAACGGACCACTTTACCTTTGAGCCGGCCGCGGGATTGCCGCCCGTTCAGGGAAGTTTCCGCCGTTTGGAGCAGGTCGTGGTCAATCTGCTGCAGAACGCCTGCCAGGCGCTGACCAGCCGCAAGGAACCCGTACGCACCGCCACAAGCCATGATCCCGCGACGCATTCCGTAACGCTTATCGTGCAAGATGGAGGCGCCGGCATCTCCGAGGACGTCTTGCCGCGCATCACCGACCCGTTCTTCACCACCAAACGCGACACCGGTGGCACCGGACTTGGTCTCTCCATCTCC
- a CDS encoding zinc metallopeptidase, with translation MPFFFTPYDLIVLPALILAIWAQVKVRSAYGRFSRVASRSGLTGAQVAQLIMRDENVGPDVALEIVPGNLTDHYDPIKKTLRLSQEVYQGQSVAALGIAAHEVGHAIQHARGYAFLQLRTLMYPLSSIGSNLAIPLFFFGMILSWFSGGGQFLMTIGIWMFAAAVAFTLVTLPVEFDASRRALRALSQGGYVSQDELGGVRKVLGAAAMTYVAAAAMAVLQLIRLLAIANSRD, from the coding sequence ATGCCGTTTTTCTTCACGCCATATGACCTGATCGTGCTTCCGGCGCTCATTCTCGCGATTTGGGCCCAGGTAAAGGTCCGCTCCGCCTATGGCCGATTTTCCCGCGTCGCGTCGCGCTCCGGCTTGACCGGCGCTCAAGTCGCGCAATTGATCATGCGCGACGAAAACGTGGGGCCTGACGTCGCGTTGGAAATCGTGCCGGGCAATCTCACCGACCACTATGACCCGATTAAGAAGACGTTGCGCCTGTCGCAGGAAGTGTATCAGGGCCAAAGTGTTGCCGCGCTGGGCATAGCCGCTCATGAAGTCGGCCACGCCATCCAGCACGCACGGGGCTACGCTTTCCTGCAATTGCGCACGCTCATGTACCCGCTCTCGAGCATTGGCTCGAATCTCGCGATTCCCCTCTTCTTCTTCGGCATGATTCTGTCCTGGTTTTCCGGCGGCGGCCAATTCCTCATGACAATCGGGATCTGGATGTTCGCGGCCGCGGTCGCCTTTACACTGGTCACACTGCCTGTTGAATTCGACGCAAGCCGCCGCGCGCTGCGGGCACTGTCGCAGGGAGGTTACGTGTCGCAGGACGAACTGGGCGGCGTGCGCAAAGTGCTCGGCGCCGCCGCGATGACCTATGTGGCCGCGGCGGCCATGGCCGTCCTGCAGTTGATCCGGCTGTTGGCGATTGCAAACAGCAGAGATTAG
- a CDS encoding polymer-forming cytoskeletal protein produces MADNKKNPNPPRQVNLNAEAKDKYDAMEQAGKRGLFGRWNARLNDAIQSGRGTERARDPVAETATQPDTTADDLAIRRARSVKPGRMVIPEGVIIEGSVSGGTDTEISGRVDGNVTVDGRLYLGASALVSGNVRAHSCKVEGLVEGKVECSELLELGETGRLNADVIAGKRINLAGQVYGNVNTPGLLHLAATGKVHGDIKVRNLIMEEGATLNGGCIMRAPAQKNNAQKG; encoded by the coding sequence GTGGCTGACAACAAGAAGAATCCGAATCCGCCGCGTCAGGTCAACCTGAACGCGGAAGCCAAGGACAAGTACGACGCAATGGAGCAGGCCGGGAAGCGCGGGCTGTTCGGCCGCTGGAACGCCCGGCTGAACGATGCAATCCAAAGCGGCCGCGGCACGGAACGCGCGCGCGACCCCGTCGCCGAGACGGCCACGCAGCCCGACACGACCGCCGACGACCTCGCTATCCGCCGCGCGCGCAGCGTGAAGCCGGGCCGCATGGTGATTCCGGAAGGGGTCATCATCGAAGGCTCCGTCAGCGGCGGAACCGACACCGAGATCTCCGGCCGCGTGGACGGCAATGTCACCGTGGACGGGCGCCTCTATCTCGGCGCGAGCGCGCTCGTGTCCGGCAACGTCCGGGCCCACTCCTGCAAGGTTGAGGGGCTCGTCGAGGGCAAGGTCGAATGCAGCGAACTGCTCGAACTGGGCGAGACGGGCCGGCTCAACGCCGACGTTATCGCCGGAAAGAGAATAAACCTGGCCGGACAGGTGTATGGTAATGTGAATACGCCGGGGTTGCTGCATCTGGCCGCCACCGGCAAAGTGCATGGCGACATCAAGGTGCGCAACCTCATTATGGAAGAAGGAGCAACGCTCAACGGCGGGTGCATCATGCGGGCCCCGGCTCAAAAGAACAATGCTCAGAAAGGATAG
- a CDS encoding P-loop NTPase, with protein MSTTSEQPVQTLAAPLCRRERPDLMPQMLVIGGGKGGVGKTCFAVNTAVEIARRGWRVVILDADLTCSNAETMLGMHAKHRLDEFFDRRRLLSLRDIACDTPFENLRLIPGTSGLLDAANPRYAQRDALIRELPQLDADLVVIDLDAGARLNSLDLYLQTLTHGVLVITPERTSIDNAFKFLRAAVYRQVERFYQLPEVGVLLKRHESLRGFISFLETAEGFDASSRDMIRRELLGLAQAFRPRIVVNKVQNAYEAQIAAQIMAKHARDHLLVRPENLGFIYFDHAVSEAVNSGIPFVIGRPRLRVSGCIVDMANRLGYF; from the coding sequence ATGAGCACGACGAGCGAACAACCGGTCCAGACCCTGGCCGCGCCTCTTTGCCGGCGAGAACGGCCCGACCTCATGCCGCAGATGCTGGTCATCGGCGGCGGTAAGGGCGGTGTCGGCAAGACGTGTTTCGCGGTGAATACCGCTGTCGAAATTGCCCGCCGCGGCTGGCGCGTGGTCATCCTCGACGCCGACCTGACCTGTTCCAACGCCGAGACGATGCTCGGCATGCACGCGAAGCACCGGCTGGACGAGTTTTTCGACCGCCGCAGGTTGCTGTCGTTGCGCGATATCGCATGCGACACGCCCTTCGAAAACCTCAGGCTTATTCCCGGCACTTCCGGCCTGCTCGACGCGGCAAATCCGCGGTACGCCCAGCGGGACGCCCTGATTCGGGAACTCCCGCAGTTGGACGCGGACCTGGTTGTCATCGACCTCGACGCCGGCGCCCGGCTGAACAGCTTGGACCTGTATCTGCAGACCCTGACCCACGGCGTGCTGGTCATCACCCCAGAACGCACAAGTATCGACAACGCTTTCAAGTTCCTGCGTGCCGCGGTCTACCGGCAGGTCGAGCGGTTTTACCAGCTGCCGGAGGTCGGCGTCCTCCTCAAACGCCACGAATCCCTGCGCGGTTTCATCAGTTTCCTGGAAACCGCGGAGGGTTTTGACGCAAGTTCCCGCGACATGATCCGCCGCGAACTGCTTGGCCTCGCACAGGCGTTCCGGCCCAGGATAGTCGTAAACAAGGTCCAGAATGCGTATGAAGCGCAGATCGCGGCCCAGATCATGGCCAAGCACGCACGCGACCATCTTCTGGTCCGCCCGGAAAACCTCGGCTTCATCTACTTTGACCACGCCGTTTCCGAGGCGGTAAACTCTGGTATTCCCTTCGTCATAGGCCGGCCCCGGCTCCGGGTGTCCGGCTGTATCGTGGACATGGCAAACAGACTGGGATATTTCTAA
- the pyrE gene encoding orotate phosphoribosyltransferase: MTPESVIEVFRQVGALLEGHFLYTSGRHGRQFLQAARVLQHPEHTDRLCAALAERFCDESIELVAGPATGGIVLAYATARCLGARAAYTEKDGTQGMALKRGFSLRPGTRVLVVEDIITTGGSVKKSIGHLRARGAHVAGVGALIDRSAGEAAFDCPFVPLARLAMESWSPESCPLCAQGVRVTEPDDIMA, translated from the coding sequence ATGACCCCGGAATCGGTGATCGAAGTGTTTCGCCAAGTGGGCGCCCTGCTCGAAGGGCATTTCCTCTACACCAGCGGCCGCCACGGGCGCCAGTTCCTTCAGGCCGCACGCGTACTCCAGCATCCCGAACACACGGACCGCCTGTGCGCGGCACTCGCCGAGCGATTCTGCGACGAATCCATAGAACTGGTCGCCGGCCCCGCAACAGGCGGCATCGTGCTCGCTTACGCCACCGCGCGGTGTCTCGGCGCTCGCGCCGCGTATACGGAAAAGGACGGGACCCAAGGCATGGCCTTGAAACGCGGATTCTCGCTTCGTCCGGGAACCCGTGTCCTCGTTGTCGAGGACATCATCACCACGGGCGGTTCCGTAAAGAAGAGCATCGGCCACCTCCGCGCCCGCGGCGCCCACGTGGCCGGAGTCGGGGCCCTCATCGACCGAAGTGCCGGCGAGGCTGCGTTCGATTGCCCTTTCGTACCGCTCGCACGGCTTGCGATGGAAAGCTGGTCTCCCGAGTCATGCCCCTTGTGCGCGCAAGGCGTACGCGTGACCGAGCCGGACGACATCATGGCCTGA